The window GATGATCGCGTACGAGACGAAGAGGCTCTCGCGGAGCGCGCGCTCGTGGTACTTCACGACGTTGTCGGAGAAGTCGCGGTCCTCGCTCGTGAACGCCTCGGGGTGGGCGGCGAAGCCGGCGAGGAACGCCCCGACGTGGTCGGGGCTGCGGCCGACCCAGCCGTGCGTGTGCCGGGACCAGGTCTCGATGGCGGCGCGCCTGGCGACGAGGTCGTCGCGGCTGCGCGGGATCGAGAAGACCCGGTTGGCGGTCTCGCCGGTCTCCGGCGCCTTGTACTGCATCCCGTTGGCCGGATCGGCGGCGAGGTCGTACAGCTCGGCCATCGTCGCCGTGATCGGGGCGAACGCCGGGTGCACGGTGACGTCGTCCACCCGCTTGCCGTCGACGTAGATCTCACGGTCGTCGCGCAGTGCCGCTAAGTAGTCGGCTCCGGTGCGCATCAGCTGCTCCTCTGCTTGACGTCGTAGCGGTGGGTGAGGACGGTCGGCCCGCCGTCGAGGGTGAGCTCCAGGTGCCACGACCGGCCGGCACGGAACTCGCCGCCGACCAGCGGCAGCGTGCCGGTGAAGACCACCAGATCACCCGCCTCGGGATCCTCCCCGCGGGCGGTGAGCTCCGCGGACAGCCTGGGAAGTAGGTCGCTCGGCTGCCTGAGCACCGCGACGGGACCGTCCTGGTAGAGCGTGTCGTCGACCTCGCAACGCGCGTGCGCGCGGTCCCACGCCGTGTCGTACGCCCCGGCCGCGAGGTCGTCGGGGAGGGGAACGACGACGTCGCCGAGCGGCTTGGGACATGCCGCCTTGGCCGTGCCGATGTCCTCGCGTTCGAGGTCGCGGTCGGTGTGATCGGAGCCGACGCCGAGGTACCAGCGGCCGCCGGCACGGACCAGCACGGGCTCGACCTCGCCGGACGTCAGGTCGCCGGCCACGTCGACGACCTCGTCGGTGGTGAGCAACCCGGGATCGAGGTGGTAGAACATCGGCACGGTCGGCGGGGGTGGGACCCCGATGCGGGCGAGCTCGTCGATGTGCTCCCGCACCGACGCGTCGTCGCGCGCGGTGTAGCCCGCGATCACGAGGCGTTCGGCGCGGACGGCCAACGCGTCGTCCGAGCCCGAGATCGTGAGTCTCAGCTCCGCCACGTGGTCACGCGCCTTCCCTTGTCGGTGTGCTCCGCGTGCGCGGTGCGGTGCGCAGCACGCCGAGGGTGTTGTCGAGGTGCGTGCGCACCGCCGCGGCCACACGGTCGGTGTTCCTGCTCCGCAGCGCGCGGACGATCGCCAGGTGCTCGCCGAGCACGCGCTGCGAGCGGTCCTTCGACGTCGCCACCGCCTGCATGCCCATGCGTACCTGCCGGTCGCGCAGGGACTCGTAGAACGCGGCGAGCACGGTGTTGCCCGTGGCCTCCACGATCGTGCGGTGGAACACGCGGTCGAGGTCGATGAAGGCGACGTCGTCCTCGACGACCTCCTCCTGCTTGGCGACGAGGGAGTTGAGATCGTCGACGAGAGCGCTGAGCTCGGGGGTGAGCGATTTGTGCGCCGATGTGATCCGGCGCACACTCCAGTCCTCCACGAGGTGGCGCGCCTCCATCACGTCGGCGATGTCACTGTCCGAGATCGGTGGGACGAAGGCGCCCTTCTTGGGCACGATCTGCACGAGTCCCTCGGTCTCCAGGCGCAGCAACGCCTCGCGTACGGGCGTGCGTGAGGTGCCCGCGGCGGTGGCGATCTCGTGCTCGGTGAGGAAAGTGCCCTCGCTGCGTGGCAACGCAGCGATGTGCGTCTTCAGCCAGTGGTACGTCGAGTCCTGCGCGCTCTCGCTGCGTTTTCGAGCAGACGCTCGTCGTACACTGGTCATAGCCAACATGCATACATCAGGTGTATGACTGGGTGCAAGCGGGGGACAGGAGAACCTGTCGAGCGGAGCAAGGTGGCCAATGGTGGTGGAGAAGTCCGGGTTGCTCGAGATCGCGAGCCTCCGCAAGCAGTACGGCAACGGTACCCTCGCCGTCGAGGACGTCACGTGTGAGGTCCGGCAGGGCGAGTTCGTGTCGATCGTCGGTCCCTCGGGGGCGGGGAAGACGACGTTGCTGAAGATGATCTGCGGGCTGCTCGCGCCGTCCGGAGGGCAGGTACGCCTCCACGACCGGCAGGTGACTTCGCCGCCGCCGGAGATGATCCTGGTGTTCCAGGACTACCACCGGTCACTGTTCCCGTGGCTCACCGTAGGCGGCAACGTCGCGTTCCCGTTGAAGAACAAGAAGAACATGACCGCGGCCGAGAAGAAGGCCGCGACGCAGGAGGCCGTCAAGGCCGTCGGGCTCGAGGAGAGCACCGACAAGTATCCGTGGCAGCTCTCCGGTGGCATGCAGCAGCGGGTGGCCATCGCCCGCGCGATCGCGTTCAGCCCCGAGATCCTGCTGCTCGACGAGCCGTTCGCCTCCGTCGACGCGCTGACGAGGATGTCGCTCGAGGACCTC of the Streptosporangiales bacterium genome contains:
- a CDS encoding DUF2848 domain-containing protein; its protein translation is MAELRLTISGSDDALAVRAERLVIAGYTARDDASVREHIDELARIGVPPPPTVPMFYHLDPGLLTTDEVVDVAGDLTSGEVEPVLVRAGGRWYLGVGSDHTDRDLEREDIGTAKAACPKPLGDVVVPLPDDLAAGAYDTAWDRAHARCEVDDTLYQDGPVAVLRQPSDLLPRLSAELTARGEDPEAGDLVVFTGTLPLVGGEFRAGRSWHLELTLDGGPTVLTHRYDVKQRSS
- a CDS encoding FCD domain-containing protein — its product is MTSVRRASARKRSESAQDSTYHWLKTHIAALPRSEGTFLTEHEIATAAGTSRTPVREALLRLETEGLVQIVPKKGAFVPPISDSDIADVMEARHLVEDWSVRRITSAHKSLTPELSALVDDLNSLVAKQEEVVEDDVAFIDLDRVFHRTIVEATGNTVLAAFYESLRDRQVRMGMQAVATSKDRSQRVLGEHLAIVRALRSRNTDRVAAAVRTHLDNTLGVLRTAPRTRSTPTREGA
- a CDS encoding ATP-binding cassette domain-containing protein yields the protein MVVEKSGLLEIASLRKQYGNGTLAVEDVTCEVRQGEFVSIVGPSGAGKTTLLKMICGLLAPSGGQVRLHDRQVTSPPPEMILVFQDYHRSLFPWLTVGGNVAFPLKNKKNMTAAEKKAATQEAVKAVGLEESTDKYPWQLSGGMQQRVAIARAIAFSPEILLLDEPFASVDALTRMSLEDLTLRLRNTFGITVLLVTHDIDEAVYLSDRVLVLSPPPSVVVREIVVDLERPREQTKTRSDPAFWKLRNELHDMIGKRPQRVEETERN